A region of the Silene latifolia isolate original U9 population chromosome 9, ASM4854445v1, whole genome shotgun sequence genome:
GGACTGATGGTGATCGTCTAGTCAAGCAGTTCGTGCGTTCCTTTAAAGGATCCTGCACAAATTAAAAAGCTAAATGCTGATTTTGGTGGCAGCAACTAGATCGCTAATTCTAAATCAAAAACATGTAATCATGGAAAAACTTTTATGTATGTCGTTAGGTTCTGAATTGTCTataataaatgtgatttattctTGTTTGCTATTACCCTGGTTATCAGCAAAAAAACTCAAATAATTTTGGTGTAACCATACAATGATATCGTGtcatgttgtgttgtgttgcaTGCATACGACAAtcttaattacccaaaataaatatTTAACCAATTACGTTCACATAGTTTTTCCCTTATCCCTTTTTCTCTTTAAAATGAACCGAATAAGTAAAATTGATATCAATGGCAAACTGATTTTAAAATTGTGTGATGTGGGTGATTCCGACTTTATTATGAGCAACATAATTTCAATTAGGGGTGCTCACCGGTCCAAaaccagaccggaccggaccggaccggatgaACCCGTGGACCGGATAACCACATATCCCAAGACCGCGGACCGGACCGGTTAGAAGGGGACCCGGACCGGACCGGTACTAATTTATAAGgcaatttagttttatttttttatgtggaccggaccggaccggaccggagacCGGTCACCATATTTTTTGGGACCCGGAGACCGGACCGGTATGTATCCGgtctggaccggaccggaccagcCGGTCCGGGTCGGTCCTATTTGCCGGTCCGGACCACTTTTTGTTCACCCCTAATTTCAATGCATTTTTAACCACTTCAAATAAACAGTTAAACTTATGCTTCTTATAACTAGAACTGGTAAatgggtcaacgggtcgggttcgggtcagggCAATTCGGGTTGGGTCAGTTTGGGTTTGCCACATTATCGGGTTAGTTCGGGCCGGGTCGCTTCGGGTATGTTTGTCGGGTAattttcgggtcaagcgggtcgggtaattttcgggtcaatgattaagaaaaaaaaagcatttcaagtcttttgggATTAATTAAAGTTATGTTTTTTCGGGTTGGGTGGTTTCGGATCGAGTCAttacgggtccatgaaagctcgggtcgggccgggtcaattcgggtttcgggtgTCATTCAAGTCAATTTTGGGTCTCGAATCAGCcttttcgagtcgggtcaatcgggtcgggttgattttgctAGGTCTACTTATATCCCTTACACGGAATATTTAATAAGTCAAAGAGTACCATGAGAATGTTTTATATAAATTCTTGTCATGGTAAAAGAAAAACCTTGACATTACGAGTTTCATCCCGATCAATATACCCATATTTGACCTTGTCGTATTTAACCGAATTCAAATTCCAACTCGACTCGACCTGAAACGGTATATTGACCCGATACGGCCTGAATCAGTTTAACCTCTACTCAAACCGACCAGCCCAATTAGGCAATTACCATCTCTACCCatacctctaaaacccgaattcaAGCTCACCGGTCCGACCCATTTAACAAGTCTACTTGTGATTTGTATGATGCACGTTGAGCTGAAAAATGAAtttaaaattcacaaaataaagagaTGAACAAGTGAACAACCTTATCAGTTATCATTCCAACAAACCATCAACAGAACAACACTAACGGCCTTCAACCCACCAAAATCACCCTTTACACAATACAAATTTCATCGAttaattacataattaattatcccTTTTCACACTTACTTAGTGATGTCAACAACAATTCAAGTGTTTGAATTTGTCTTCAAAGATTAATTTAATTCCTTAAAAACTTGGAATTATTACaaaaattacttgttaatttttcCACCATTAATGGGAACTCTTACTAGTTGTAGCAATTTCAGTACCCTCAATTTACGCACCGCGATTAATGGAGGAGTTTCAATTACAACCCGGAAACGAGGGCGACTTTTTAAGTCCCAATTTGGGTTGAATTACAAGAATTGTTATTTATGTCAAAAGGGTTTGAAGAAAGAATTTCTGGGTATTGAAAAAAATGTGAAACTTTTTAATGGGTTAGTGTGTTTTAGTAGTAATGATGATGACAATGATAGTAAAAGTTCGGGTTTGGGGAAAGATTCGAGTTTGGCGACGAAAGAGAAGGTGGTGGAAGAGAGTGAGgagagtagtagtagtagtattgaATTGGGAACACAAAATGAGGAGTCTGATTCATTTCCTTCATCTTCTGGGGTAAGTTGAATTGTTTTGATTTTGTAGTGTTATGTATTTTAGTTATATGTTGGGTTAATCTTGTTGTTAAGTTGCATGTTATGTTTGTACtctctccgtcccaatcatttgtttagctcggattaaaatacccctcattgacaatataaaaggtaaagaagtgattgagacggagggagtaatttatAGTAAATGGATGAATTGTTTAGGTGAAGAAATTTGGTTTGGTAATGATTGTGCTTCAGTGAGTTGTTTATCCCTTGGATTCATAAAGTTTGTGGTGGTTATGTGAGAATGTGAGATTGTTCAAGCTTACTgaacttagggtgtgtttggatacaaAAAGCGGAGGGAAGGGGAAGCGAGGGAAAGTGGGGGAGGGAAGGTGAGGTGACATATTATTCCTTACATGTACTCTCTTTGCGGGTGTATTTGGATACAAtttaggagggaaagggagggaagggaaagggagagtaGGTGTGTTTAGTTATAATTTCCCTCCGAATATTTCCAATGCTGCAGGGATTTTGATTTGCTTTGGAGGAGAAAAAAATGGATCCCTCTGAGTCCCTCCTGCTCTATTTTCTTACCAAACAAGAAGAAATTGCATCCCCTTTCTCCCTCCGGCCTCCCCTCCCTTTTCCTCCGAACCCCTCCATCCAAACAAGGCTTACATGTTCACCATCTTTAAAATCCAAAAAAGGGAAATATTGCACATACACTTTATCTTGAAATACAAATTTGCTTTCAAAAATATGTGCACGCTTTGTTGCCTCGGACCCTCCTCGCCTCAGCCCGCCTTGTCTTTTAAAGTATGAAACAGTGTTGAAGCTGAGAATACAGTTTGAGTATATTGCAAATGAGCTTCTAAATCTTTTGATACATTCTTCTGTGTGGAACTGAAGTGAAGGTGGCAGGATATCATGTACGTATGAGCATATGAAGTTATGACAGTACCTTTTCTGTTATTCTAATCTTTCAGAAACTAGGCCTACAAGGCTACAAAGGAGGCTATCTTTGGGTACAGAACTTCTCGATTTTGTGAATATGTAATTTGAGCAATGATTTTATAAGCCAAGTATATTTTATGGTTATGCTAtgcttatgtgtattttttgAAATGATTCAATCTGTCTAAACTAGCCTGCTAGAAGATAATTAGGAAAGGAAGAGGATGTGGGTTCTGATAATTCAGGAATTAGATGCGTCACTGAACATATTTTCCTTTCTGGAACGTATGTTGCAGATAATAATTAGACAACAATCTTCTTAGGTAATGGTATTTTAATCAATTTAAAGTGACTTTAAAGGCAACCTTCTACTTTGCAGACACCACCAGATTCACCCGTGGGAATGTCATACAACAATTTTCAAGTCGATTCTTTTAAACTTATGGAACTTCTAGGACCTGAGAAGGTGGATCCTGCTGATGTGAAGTTGATTAAAGACAAACTATTTGGATATTCAACATTTTGGGTTACAAAAGAAGAGCCATTTGGGGATTTTGGAGAAGGAATTCTATTCCTGGGAAACTTGAGGGGCGTTAGAGAGGACGTCTTTGAGAAACTTCAAAAGCAGCTTGCAGAGCTTGTTGGCGACAAGTACAATCTGTTTATGGTGGAGGAACCTAATTCTGAGTCACCTGATCCACGTGGTGGGCCTCGGATTAGTTTTGGTATGTTACGGAAAGAGGTCTCAGAGCCAGGGCCTACTACACTTTGGCAGTATGTCATTGCTCTACTTTTGTTTCTTCTGACCATTGGCTCTTCAGTTGAGCTTGGCATTGCATCTCAGGTATGTTAATTAACCCTATTTAATGAAGACGTTCTTTATGCATACTAAAGATTACATGTTCAAATTTTCTTTTAAGTCTCCATTATGTATCTATAAGAGCAATTCTACATTAGTCGTGATCATTGAAAATTTTATCCATGGGAAATCTGTCATTTACAGTTAAATCGTCTTCCTCCAGAGGTTGTGAAGTATTTCACAGATCCTGATGCTGTTGAACCTCCTGATATGC
Encoded here:
- the LOC141599079 gene encoding putative zinc metalloprotease EGY1, chloroplastic, with the protein product MGTLTSCSNFSTLNLRTAINGGVSITTRKRGRLFKSQFGLNYKNCYLCQKGLKKEFLGIEKNVKLFNGLVCFSSNDDDNDSKSSGLGKDSSLATKEKVVEESEESSSSSIELGTQNEESDSFPSSSGTPPDSPVGMSYNNFQVDSFKLMELLGPEKVDPADVKLIKDKLFGYSTFWVTKEEPFGDFGEGILFLGNLRGVREDVFEKLQKQLAELVGDKYNLFMVEEPNSESPDPRGGPRISFGMLRKEVSEPGPTTLWQYVIALLLFLLTIGSSVELGIASQLNRLPPEVVKYFTDPDAVEPPDMQLLLPFVDAALPLAYGVLGVQLFHEIGHLLAAFPNNVKLSIPFFIPNITLGSFGAITQFKSIIPDRKTQVDISVAGPFAGAVLSFSMFAVGLLLSSNPGPTADLVQVPSTLFQGSLLLGLISRATLGYTAMHSASVFIHPLVIAGWCGLTTTAFNLLPVGCLDGGRAVQGAFGKTALITFGLATYTLLGLGVLGGPLSLPWGLYVLICQRTPEKPCLNDVTEVGTWRKAAVGVAIFLVVMTLLPVWDELAEELGIGLVTTF